Proteins encoded in a region of the Thermus sp. LT1-2-5 genome:
- a CDS encoding FtsW/RodA/SpoVE family cell cycle protein, producing the protein MDPVLLLSGLLLMAFGLLGVGVAEPSLLPSHLVRVGLALAAMLFGFLLPPARLLRYALGLLLLTLGLLLLVLFLGDGPGGVRRWFYLGPVAFQPSELAKVVLVFYLASFVGRKGNDTPIVGAAVLAGVTAGLVLVEPDFATALFLVTLAALLFILAGVPWRRLFMVGLAGFLAVFPFSGYYLARFRYVSERFTNFLDYLQGEASPAHTAYQVLQAQKAILLAGPLGQGPGGELPHLPEAHNDMVFASVVFATGWFGGMVVLFLYLLLFLRGLALALRLKGPLSLLALGLTLYLTLQAAINIGVTVGFLPVTGVPLPFVSYGGSSLLVSGFALGVLLRLAKEGARKEVGAWSS; encoded by the coding sequence ATGGACCCCGTCCTCCTCTTAAGCGGCCTCCTCCTCATGGCCTTTGGCCTTTTGGGGGTGGGGGTAGCGGAGCCGAGCCTCCTCCCGAGCCACCTCGTGCGGGTAGGGCTTGCGTTAGCCGCCATGCTCTTCGGGTTCCTTCTGCCCCCGGCCCGCCTCCTCCGTTACGCCCTCGGGCTTCTCCTCCTCACCCTGGGGCTCTTGCTCTTGGTCCTTTTCCTAGGGGATGGGCCCGGAGGGGTAAGGCGGTGGTTCTACCTGGGGCCGGTGGCCTTCCAGCCTTCCGAGCTGGCCAAGGTGGTCTTGGTCTTCTACCTAGCCTCCTTCGTGGGCCGCAAGGGGAACGATACCCCCATCGTGGGGGCGGCGGTTCTGGCGGGGGTCACCGCGGGGCTCGTCCTGGTGGAGCCGGACTTCGCCACCGCCCTTTTCCTGGTGACCTTGGCCGCCCTCCTTTTCATCCTGGCCGGGGTACCTTGGCGCAGGCTCTTCATGGTGGGCTTGGCGGGGTTCTTGGCGGTTTTCCCCTTCTCCGGCTACTACCTGGCCCGCTTCCGCTACGTTTCCGAGCGCTTCACGAATTTTCTGGATTATCTTCAGGGAGAAGCCAGCCCTGCCCACACCGCTTACCAGGTCCTGCAAGCGCAAAAGGCCATCCTCCTGGCGGGTCCTTTGGGGCAAGGCCCTGGGGGGGAGCTCCCCCACCTTCCGGAGGCCCATAACGATATGGTCTTCGCCAGCGTGGTCTTCGCCACGGGCTGGTTTGGGGGCATGGTGGTCCTTTTCCTCTACCTGCTTTTGTTCCTGCGGGGCTTGGCCTTGGCCCTCCGCCTCAAGGGGCCCCTGAGCCTTCTGGCCTTGGGCCTCACCCTGTACCTGACCCTGCAAGCCGCCATCAACATCGGGGTTACCGTGGGGTTTCTGCCCGTGACGGGGGTACCCTTGCCCTTCGTCTCCTACGGGGGAAGCTCCCTCTTGGTTTCCGGCTTCGCCCTAGGGGTGCTTCTGCGCCTGGCCAAGGAGGGGGCGAGGAAGGAGGTGGGCGCATGGTCCTCCTGA
- a CDS encoding glycosyltransferase: MVLLTGGGTGGHLFPALAVAEALRRRGHAVFYLGSEGGLEARLLPQSPLPHALIPAGKLDRSAFRPGEALKLVKGLQAAWQVLREHPPQAVLSTGGYAGFPGAFLAGLRGIPLLLHEQNAKLGLAIKALTPWAEGLALSVPVGLPPWLRRKARVLGYPVREVRYPKAEAKARLGFDPAKPLLLALGGSQGSLELNERLPPLLKPLGLPVLHQVGERWVERYRFLEEEEYRIAGFVDAPLAMSAADLLLARAGAGTLAEAAFHHLPALLFPLDPRLDGGAQAANAQAYRKAGGAELGDYARLPQQVQAMLTRREAYQEGMARLSPEGAAGRIADWLEEFL, encoded by the coding sequence ATGGTCCTCCTGACCGGGGGAGGCACGGGGGGGCACCTGTTCCCCGCCCTGGCGGTGGCCGAGGCGTTGCGAAGGCGGGGCCACGCCGTCTTCTACCTGGGGAGCGAGGGAGGCCTCGAGGCCCGCCTCCTCCCGCAAAGCCCCCTCCCCCACGCCCTCATCCCCGCAGGCAAGCTGGACCGGAGCGCCTTTCGGCCAGGGGAAGCCCTCAAGCTGGTCAAGGGGCTTCAGGCCGCCTGGCAGGTCCTTAGGGAGCACCCGCCCCAAGCGGTGCTCTCCACCGGGGGCTACGCCGGCTTTCCCGGGGCGTTCCTGGCGGGGCTTAGGGGCATTCCCCTCCTCCTCCACGAGCAAAACGCCAAGCTGGGCCTGGCCATCAAGGCCCTCACCCCCTGGGCCGAGGGCCTCGCCCTAAGCGTTCCCGTGGGCCTTCCCCCCTGGCTTAGGCGCAAGGCCCGGGTCCTGGGCTACCCGGTACGGGAGGTGCGCTACCCCAAGGCGGAGGCCAAGGCCCGCTTGGGCTTCGACCCCGCCAAGCCCCTCCTCCTGGCCCTGGGGGGAAGCCAAGGGAGCCTGGAGCTCAACGAGCGGCTCCCTCCCCTCCTCAAACCCTTGGGCCTTCCCGTGCTCCACCAGGTGGGGGAACGGTGGGTGGAGCGCTACCGCTTCCTGGAGGAGGAGGAGTACCGCATCGCCGGCTTCGTGGATGCGCCCTTGGCCATGAGCGCCGCCGACCTCCTCCTGGCCCGGGCCGGGGCGGGCACCCTGGCGGAGGCCGCCTTCCACCACCTGCCCGCCCTCCTGTTCCCCTTGGACCCTCGGCTAGACGGGGGCGCCCAGGCCGCCAACGCCCAGGCCTACCGGAAGGCAGGGGGGGCGGAACTCGGGGATTATGCCAGGCTACCCCAACAGGTCCAGGCCATGCTCACCCGGCGGGAGGCTTACCAAGAAGGCATGGCCCGCCTCTCCCCGGAAGGGGCGGCAGGCCGCATCGCGGATTGGCTGGAGGAGTTCCTATGA